In Drosophila busckii strain San Diego stock center, stock number 13000-0081.31 chromosome 4, ASM1175060v1, whole genome shotgun sequence, the following proteins share a genomic window:
- the LOC108607368 gene encoding probable cation-transporting ATPase 13A3 isoform X3, whose product MKICGYRRSKLRTILCWVCICLSGGLLRLVLHWWRHWYLFATCKPCPLQEAQQVLIEEDYQGKHKLYHVKPVRLLSVEQLKKLLEQQLPDEHFDDSKLNLSFHFNSANFKSCHTLRIFRCKQLVYAWDNACNMFSKINGLDTNVPCLYFHHQRGLTLQEQISRRIVFGENEITIPLRNVKTLLFLEVLNPFYVFQIFSVVLWFTYDYYYYACVILLMSIFGIIMSIVQTKKNQDVLKQTVQNTGNAWVVSANGVSHEIPTKDLVPGDIIEIPSTGCTMQCDAVLLSGNCILDESMLTGESVPVTKTPLPMKRDIIFDKKEHARHTLFCGTKVIQTRYIGSKKVLAFVINTGNITAKGGLIRSILYPPPVDYKFEQDSYKFIQCLAAIACLGFVYTLVTKILRGTDPIKIVVESLDLITIVVPPALPAAMTVGRFYAQKRLKNNEIYCISPRSINVAGSIDCCCFDKTGTLTEDGLDMWGVVPKSSTNQFQIPLKDVKRLPNEPFLFSMVTCHSITIMNGKMMGDPLDLKMFDSTGWKLEDSNNIPENEKYSLIYPTILRQPKPVNIANQKPSFSVPAAEWNVQRQSSVDDLLANVGLSQTELNFDHGIVREFPFTSSLQRMSVITRCLSAQGFSVYCKGSPEMLQQLCKPNSMPDNYTHQLSMYAKKGFRIIAVAHKTISSKLNYTKVQRLSREDVEHNLEFLGFVILENRLKPDTTTVINSLNIANVRPIMVTGDNILTALSVARDCGIVHSNQAVVTVHAVPIEMLGKLDADPHIQYELQYTLELGTTAISSTDHANKSGNGNVQARGEPDAFAVNVDLTQSTYSLVQSTSYATSMLPESNSLTSVKTLDTWTHNDGDDMELGVDPSSTTATANAKNGHVAANGNWRRQYVFAMDGKTWQVIRDQFPHQLQIILTRGAIYARMSPDQKQALVVELQNLDYYVAMCGDGANDCGALKVAHTGISLSESESSIASPFTSRNPTIAAVPRVIKEGRAALVTSFGIFKYMAAYSLVQFISVMILYSIESNLTDKQYLYIDLGLISIFAFFFGKTEAYAGQLVKQVPLSSLISPTPLASLLLHLAVVIAFQVAGWFQLHQQNWFTPFQPSNNEDHLGCYENYTMFAISSFQYIILAFVFSKGAPYRKPIWSNWPLCLTLLLNVCIVVYLVVYPSEWVSSFFQLIVPPEMKFRYIMLVYGALAFIIHTLLESLVVEFLVFKKWQVKRELNHKTSNRKYMQLEYSINTFDNWPPITDIYEPHVLTGLDQQQPTYINLSAEQNLDPQHNEFPSFFETADIAPKIT is encoded by the exons ATGAAAATATGCGGCTATCGCCGTTCCAAATTGCGCACAATACTATGTTGGGTATGCATTTGCCTAAGTGGCGGACTATTGAGACTGGTGTTACATTGGTGGCGTCATTGGTACCTTTTTGCAACCTGCAAGCCATGCCCTTTGCAGGAGGCACAACAAGTGCTAATAGAGGAGGATTACCAGGGAAAGCACAAACTTTACCACGTTAAGCCTGTGCGTCTTCTAAGCGTAGAACAGTTAAA AAAATTATTAGAGCAGCAACTGCCGGATGAACACTTTGATGACAGCAAGCTGAATCTGTCTTTTCACTTTAATTCGGCAAACTTTAAAA GCTGCCATACATTAAGGATATTTCGCTGTAAACAACTGGTGTATGCTTGGGACAACGCTTGCAATATGTTTAGCAAGATTAATGGTTTAGACACAAACGTTCCCTGTCTCTATTTTCATCATCAACGAGGCCTTACTTTACAGGAGCAAATTTCGCGCCGTATTGTATTTGGTGAAAATGAGATTACAATACCGCTACGCAATGTGAAGACACTGCTCTTTCTAGAGGTACTCAATCCATTTTATGTGTTTCAAATATTCTCAGTTGTTCTGTGGTTCACATATGACTATTATTACTACGCCTGCGTGATTTTGCTTATGTCCATCTTCGGCATAATCATGTCCattgtgcaaacaaaaaag AATCAAGACGTTCTGAAGCAAACCGTGCAAAATACTGGTAACGCTTGGGTGGTCAGTGCTAATGGTGTGTCCCACGAAATACCCACGAAAGATTTAGTTCCCGGTGATATCATTGAAATACCTTCAACTGGTTGTACTATGCAATGCGATGCTGTTTTACTATCCGGTAATTGTATTCTTGATGAATCGATGCTTACGGGCGAAAGTGTTCCGGTTACCAAAACGCCATTGCCTATGAAACGAGACATTATATTCGACAAGAAAGAGCACGCTAGACACACACTTTTCTGCGGTACCAAGGTCATACAGACTCGTTACATTGGATCCAAAAAGGTTCTAGCATTTGTGATAAATACAGGAAATATAACGGCTAAAGGCGGACTTATACGCTCAATTTTATATCCACCTCCGGTGGACTATAAGTTTGAACAGGATTCATATAAGTTTATACAATGCTTAGCAGCCATTGCCTGTCTTGGCTTCGTATATACACTAGTCACAAAG aTATTGCGTGGAACAGATCCGATAAAAATTGTAGTAGAATCTTTGGATTTAATAACCATTGTGGTTCCACCAGCTTTACCTGCTGCCATGACTGTAGGACGTTTTTATGCGCAAAAGCGATTGAAAAATAACGAGATTTACTGCATATCACCTCGCTCAATTAACGTTGCCGGTAGtattgattgctgttgttttgatAAG ACTGGTACGCTGACAGAGGATGGATTGGATATGTGGGGGGTTGTGCCAAAATCGTCgacaaatcaatttcaaatacCATTGAAGGATGTAAAGCGTTTGCCAAATGAGCCATTTCTCTTTAGCATGGTTACTTGTCATTCGATTACAATTATGAATGGCAAAATGATGGGAGATCCACTGGAtctaaaaatgtttgattCAACGGGCTGGAAACTCGAAGACTCGAATAATATACCAGAGAATGAAAAATATAGCCTAATATACCCAACCATACTTCGACAACCAAAACCTGTTAACATAGCCAATCAAAAGCCGTCGTTTTCAGTGCCAGCAGCCGAATGGAATGTACAACGGCAGAGTTCGGTGGATGATCTACTGGCCAACGTTGGTTTATCGCAGACCGAGCTAAACTTTGACCATGGAATTGTGCGGGAGTTCCCGTTCACTTCCAGTTTGCAGAGGATGTCTGTCATAACGCGATGCCTGAGCGCCCAAGGTTTTAGTGTATATTGTAAGGGATCGCCCGAGATGCTGCAACAGCTCTGTAAACCAAATAGCATGCCGGATAACTACACACACCAATTGTCCATGTATGCAAAAAAGGGCTTTCGTATCATTGCCGTTGCTCACAAAACAATAAGTTCAAAACTTAATTACACAAAGGTACAGCGACTATCGCGTGAGGATGTCGAACACAATCTGGAGTTTCTAGGATTTGTTATACTTGAGAATCGGCTGAAGCCTGACACGACGACAGTTATAAACTCCCTCAATATAGCGAATGTACGCCCAATTATGGTCACCGGCGATAATATATTGACAGCGTTGAGCGTTGCCCGGGACTGTGGGATTGTGCATTCTAACCAAGCCGTGGTTACAGTACATGCAGTGCCTATCGAGATGCTGGGCAAGTTAGATGCAGACCCTCATATACAGTATGAGCTACAATATACGCTCGAGCTGGGCACCACTGCAATCTCATCTACGGACCATGCAAATAAGAGTGGTAATGGTAATGTACAAGCAAGAGGTGAGCCAGATGCATTCGCTGTTAATGTGGACCTAACGCAATCGACATATTCGTTAGTACAAAGCACGAGCTATGCCACAAGCATGTTACCCGAGAGCAACAGCCTCACTAGCGTGAAAACTCTGGACACGTGGACTCACAACGATGGCGACGATATGGAACTTGGCGTTGACCCCTCATCCACAACCGCAACTGCGAATGCAAAGAATGGACACGTGGCTGCAAACGGCAACTGGCGGCGTCAGTATGTGTTTGCCATGGATGGAAAGACGTGGCAAGTGATTAGAGATCAATTCCCTCATCAGTTGCAAATCATATTGACGCGTGGAGCTATTTATGCACGCATGTCGCCAGATCAGAAGCAAGCTCTAGTCGTGGAGCTACAGAATTTAGACTATTATGTGGCAATGTGTGGGGACGGTGCCAATGATTGCGGTGCCTTGAAGGTTGCTCACACTGGTATATCATTGAGCGAATCTGAATCCTCAATTGCATCACCATTTACATCCCGTAATCCAACTATTGCGGCTGTACCAAGGGTCATCAAAGAGGGTCGCGCGGCCTTGGTCACTTCGTTCGGCATATTTAAGTACATGGCTGCATATTCTCTGGTCCAGTTCATATCCGTGATGATACTGTACTCCATTGAATCGAATCTGACAGATAAACAGTACCTATATATCGACCTGGGattaatatcaatatttgcattcttttttggcaaaacCGAAGCCTATGCTGGCCAGCTGGTGAAACAGGTCCCTCTCAGTTCTCTAATATCACCTACACCACTGGCATCATTGCTCCTTCATCTTGCCGTGGTGATTGCATTCCAAGTAGCTG GTTGGTTTCAGTTGCACCAGCAAAATTGGTTTACACCATTTCAACCCAGCAATAATGAGGATCACTTGGGGTGCTATGAGAATTACACGATGTTTGCAATATCTAGCTTTCAATACATTATACTCGCGTTTGTTTTCTCCAAGGGTGCACCTTATCGCAAACCCATCTGGTCTAACTGGCCGCTGTGCCTAACACTGCTGTTGAATGTTTGCATTGTAGTTTATCTAGTTGTCTATCCCAGCGAGTGGGTGTCCAGCTTTTTCCAGCTTATCGTACCTCCAGAAATGAAATTTCGTTACATTATGCTGGTATACGGAGCTCTTGCCTTTATTATTCATACACTGCTCGAATCGCTTGTGGTTGAATTTTTGGTATTCAAAAAGTGGCAGGTAAAACGTGAACTAAATCACAAGACATCCAATCgcaaatatatgcaattgGAATACAGCATCAATACATTTGATAACTGGCCACCCATAACAGATATATACGAGCCACACGTTCTAACTGGCCTAGACCAACAACAGCCgacatacataaatttgagTGCTGAACAAAATCTGGATCCTCAGCACAATGAGTTTCCTAGCTTTTTTGAGACTGCGGATATCGCGCCAAAAATCACATGA